The sequence CGCTCAAGGGCAAAACATCAGCGCCTATGATTGTGCAAGCGCTACCGGAAGCCTTTCTAGCAGCGCTTCTAGCGGGATTTCATGCTCAGCCACAAGCTCCACAAGTTCCACCAGCAGTTTTGACAATTCTTTAGTCGCTACCTCCAAAATCCAAACCATAGGGGGCAAAGAGCAGATCGGCGTTAATTCTTTTAACCTTGTCTCTCAAGTGTGGAGCGTTTATAACTCTTTAAAAACTTCAGAAGAAAATTTGCAAAAAAACGCTAAGATACTATGCCCAAATAGCAGTAACGGCTCGCAAGATACATGCAACAACAACAATTCTTCGGGGGGTTTGAGCATCAGCGGGAACGCCCAATTGCAAAATATTTTAAGCTCTACTAATGGGACTACCACTCAAGCTAAAAGCAACGCTTCTAAACTAAAAGCGATGGTAATGGTGAATAATGAAGAAGAAGCTAAAACGACTAATTTAGCTCAAAATAGTGGGCCAACCACTCAATCCCCTAACAGCACGGTGATGGGAGCTTTAAATGCCGTATTGCAAAATGTCAGTAATTTCCAACAAAGCATTCAAAGCGCTTTTCAAAACCAAGAAAGCAATATCCAAGCTTGGGCGAATGCGATTTATAACACTAATGGGAGTCAATCGCAATATATGACTCCTAACAATAACCAAGATTTACGCATCCAATTGAGAGCGAATTTCTACCAGCTCATCAACACCATTAACCAGCAAGTGCCTACAGACATGAACGCTTTAATTAATCAAAGCCAACAAACCCAACAAACAAGCGGGGCAACAAACAATAATAACGCATGCGGAACGAATGGGAGTAATAGCAACTGGTGCTATCAGCAGTGGTCGGATTCTAAGGCTTATTACAGCGGGTTGCAAAGCGCTTTAGGGTATCAAACGCAAGCGACAACTCAAAATGGGAGCAGTGGTGGGAACAGCATCACCTACAATGTCCAACAAATCACGCTCACTAGCAGTGGTTTGCTCAATCAAATTATCACAAATCTTAAGGGCGTTAATGGGGGCAGTAATGGGGCAAGCAGTGGGAATGGCACTAGTCAAATCAACACAGCCTACCAAATGCTCACAGACGCCAGTGATGGGAAGTTGGGAACTTATAGTAGCGGAGGTAGTGGCAGTAATAACGGCTATACGCCATGCAATAGCGGGAGCAATGGAACGAGTGGGAACAATTGCTACACCCCTAGCAAAACGCAAAACGCCACCACCGCAACCACTAACGAAAATAATAGCTTGCAAAAAGTCTATAGCGATGCCCAAAAAATAGCCAACATTATTGCCAGCTCTGGGAATAATAAAGGCGTTGAAAACGGCTTAAAACAATTCTTTGAAGCGTTAAAAAGTAATAGTAGCAGTCTCAGTAATTTATGTGGTAATAGTAGTAGCGGTAGTAGTAGCTCTACTTGCTCCGGTGGGCTTATCAACCTTTTAGGGGCAATCCCCACCAATGGGGTGAGCGATACGAATAATTTAATTAATTTGCTCACCGAATTTATTAAAACCGCCGGATTTATCCAAAATAATAATAATAATAATAATAGCAATAGTGCTAGTCTTACAAGCGCTTTTCAAGCCATTACGAGTGCTATTTCTCAAGGGTTTCAAGCCTTGCAAAACGACATTAGCCCTAATGCGATTTTAACCTTGCTCCAAGAAATCACTTCTAACACCACCACCATTCAGTCATTCTCGCAAACCTTACGGCAGCTTTTGGGGGATAAAACATTCTTTATGGTGCAACAAAAACTCATTGATGCGATGATTAACGCTAGAAATCAGGTTCAAAACGCGCAAAATCAAGCCAATAACTACGGCTCTCAACCCATTTTAAGCCAGTATGCGGCCGCTAAAAGCACCCAACACGGCCTGAGCAATGGCTTAGGGGTTGGTTTGGGCTATAAATACTTCTTTGGTAAAGCGAGAAAATTAGGCCTTAGGCATTATTTTTTCTTTGATTACGGCTTTAGTGAAATAGGCTTAGCCAATCAAAGCGTGAAAGCGAATATCTTTGCTTATGGGGTAGGCACGGATTTTTTATGGAATCTATTCAGGAGGACTTACAACACTAAAGCGTTGAATTTTGGGCTATTTGCTGGGGTCCAACTGGGCGGTGCAACTTGGCTTAGCTCTCTAAGGCAACAAATCATTGACAATTGGGGGAACGCTAATGACATTCATTCAACGAATTTTCAAGTGGCGCTGAATTTTGGGGTGCGCACCAACTTTGCGGAGTTTAAGCGTTTTGCTAAGAAATTCCACAATCAAGGGGTTATAAGCCAAAAGAGCGTGGAATTTGGGATCAAAGTGCCTCTCATCAATCAAGCGTATTTGAGAAGCGCTGGGGCTGATGTGAGCTATAGGAGGCTTTATACTTTCTATATCAATTACATCATGGGGTTTTAAAAAAGGGTGTGTCATGGAAATCTTACAATTCATCGGCTATGGGAATATGGCTCAAGCGATTTTAGAAGGCTCTCATGAAATTTTATCCAAGCGTTTTATTTTAGAGATTACTGGGCGAAATCCTGAAAAAATCGCCCCCTTTTTACAAGAAAAAAACATTCAAGCCCAAATCGTGCCTTACAAAGAAGCTATTGATACACACCAAAAATTCGTGTTTTTACTTTTCAAACCTTATAACCTTAAGGATTTTAATTATCAAGGGCAAGCCCAAAGCGTTTTGAGCGCGTTAGCCGGGGTAAATTTTGAAGCTTTAAGCAATGCGATCAATTCTTTACATTACTTAAAATGCATGCCCAACATTGCGAGCAAATTCGCCCTTTCTTCTACGGCGGTGTGTGAAAAATCGGTTGTGCCTTCAATAAGCGAGAAAGCTTTGAGTATTATTGAAAGTTTTGGGAATTGCGTGCGAGTGGGAAACGAAGAGCAGGTGGATGCCAGTATAGCGACCAATGGGAGCGCGCTCGCTTTTTTAAGCTTGGTAGCGAGCAGTTTGAAAGACGCCGGCATTAGAGAGGGCTTGAACGCTAGAGATTCTTTAGAATTGGTAAAAATGAGTTTTAAAGGCTTTGCCAAGCTGTTAGAAAAAGAACGCCCAGAAATGATTATAGAGCAAATTTGCACCCCTAAAGGCGCCACGATTGAAGGCTTGAGCGTTTTAGAAAAAAAGGGGGTTAGGGGAGCGTTTATAGAAGCTTGCCATGAAAGCGTAAAAAAAATGCGCCTCTAAAAATTACACTCTTAAAAATCAGCGCGATGCATTTAGACAGGCAGAGTTTAGAAAAAGCCAAGCATTTGATCCAAAGCGGTCTGATTGACACCATAGAAGTAGGCACAATCAAGGGCTTGCAAGAAATCCATCGGTTTTTGTTTGAAGGGTTGTATGAATTTGCCGGGAAAATCAGGGATAAAAATATTTCTAAAGGGAATTTCAGGTTCGCTAACTGCTTGTATTTGGATTTGATTTTACCCAGAATTGAGAGCATGCCACAAAGCCATTTCAATCAAATCATAGAAAAATATGTGGAAATGAATATCGCTCACCCTTTTTTGGAGGGTAATGGCAGAGCCACAAGGATATGGCTTGATTTGTTGCTTAAAAAAGAATTGAAAAAAATTGTGCTTTGGGATAGGATTGATAAAGCCGCTTATTTGAGTGCGATGGAGAGAAGCCCTGTGAATGATTTGGAAATCAAAACGCTTTTAAAAAAGCATAAAATTCCATTCTTAAAAATTAAAAGCTTTATTTGTCAGCGTTAGAGAAGATCTAAAACTAATCCTGTGCGCGTTCAATCAAACTCAAAGGCAAGTTAAAAGCCTTAATGAGTTCGCTCTCTTTTTGGCGTTGTTCACCCTTATCTTTTTCATGGTCATAGCCCAACAAGTGCAACACCCCATGAATGAATAAAAGAGCGATCTCCTCTTCTAATCTATGCCCTAATTTCAGGGCGTTAGTTTGAGCTAATGGCGCATTAATCACCACGCTCCCTAAAGGGGTGTGAGGAATGGCTTCTAAAGGGAAGCTCAAAACATCGGTAGCGTAATCGCAACCCCTTAAATCCCTATTGATTTCTCGCATGGTTTCATCGCTCACCAAAACAAGCTCAATAATTTGAGTGGGGGCTAAAACATTTGCGATTTTTTCTAATAATAAAAAGTCTGATTTTAGCGGAGTTTGGTTGTCTATTTCTAGCATCAATAAGATATAAAAAGAAGTTTAAAAAAGCCCTAAAATTTAGGGCTTAAAAGATTAAGCAAAAGAACCTTTAACTTGTTCTACCCATTTTGAAATCCTCTCATCAGTGAGATCGTCTTGATTGTCTTCATCAATCACAAGACCCACGAATTTACCGCCTTCTACCGCTTTAGAAGCTTCAAAATGATAACCATCAGTGGAAGTGTACCCTACCACTTTGCCGGCTTTAGCTTTTTCATAAATGTGGAAAATGCCTTCTGCAAAAGTTTCGCTGTAAGTGTCTTGATCGCCCAAGCCTACAAGCCCAATGGTTTTATTCGCAAAGTCGCTCGCTTCTAGTGTGCCTAAAAAGTCTTCCCAATCTGTTTGCAAATCACCCGCACCGGCTGTGGGAGCGACCAAAATAACCTTTGTAAAGCCATTAAATTGCTCTTTAGAAGCTTTAGCCACATCAATCACTTCCGCATTACCAATAGCCTTGCTGATTTTTTCAGCGATAGCTTCAGCGTTCCCGCTGTCTGTCCCAAAAAAGATACCAATTTTTCCCATGTTCTCAATCCTTGTGTTTAAAGATATTAACGCACCCACTTTATGCGAATGCTTGTGGGCGTAGTCTAGCGCATTTAATTAAACATCTTGCTTAAAAACCCATTTTGCGCGAATATCGTTTCAATAAAAACCATATTAAAAGCGCTATAAGAACAAAACTTATGACAAAAAACGAAGTGTAATGAGAAAGCCTTTCATACAGCGTTTTCACCCAATCGCTCGCTTGAAAAGAAACGCTCCCCACGATTAACGCCCACAAAAAACTGGAAAAAACATTAAGCCATAAAAACCTTTTTAAAGGGTATTTGCTAAAACCAACCGCCAAAGGCACAACGCTTTTAATCCCATACAAATATTTATTAACAAAAATCATGAGCAAGGCGTAGCGTTTCACCCACAAACTCGCTAAAGCAAGCTTTCTTCTATGCTTTTGGAAATACTTTAAAAACTCTCTTTTTTGATAGCGGGCAAAGACTACAAGAGCCCCACTCCCTACCATATTCCCTAAAAAAGCGACAAGAATGGTTATTTTTATATCTAAAGCGTGTGTGGTAGCGCTCAAAATGGAAGCGATGACAATCCCCACATACCCACCCCCTAAAGAATATAAAAATAAAATAAGATAACCCCACTCCTTAAAACCCTCTTGAAAACGCAACAACGCTTCTTGCATAAAAAACCCTCTTTTGATTTCGTTTTTATTTTCATGTTATCCAAACTTATTCAACCTATTGGTGATTTAAACGCTATCTTTTAGTATAATGACAGCGTTATTCTAATAACCTAAAAAAATAGAGATGAATACAGAAATTTTAACCATCATGTTAGTTGTCTCAGTGCTTATGGGATTAATAGGCTTAATAGCGTTTTTATGGGGGGTTAAAAGCGGTCAGTTTGACGATGAAAAACGCATGCTTGAAAGCGTGTTGTATGACAGCACGAGCGATTTGAACGAAGCGATTTTACAAGAAAAACGCCAAGAGAATTAAAAAATTAAAATAAAAAGGATAGAAAATGAGTCAAGAAGTTTTAGACGTGTTGATAGTGGGCGCAGGGCCTGGGGGCATTGCCACAGCTATAGAATGCGAAATAGCCGGCGTTAAAAAGGTGCTTTTATGCGAAAAAACCGAAAGCCATTCAGGCATGCTGGAAAAGTTTTATAAAGCCGGTAAAAGGATTGATAAAGATTATAAAAAGCAAGTCGTAGAGCTTAAAGGGCATATCCCTTTTAAAGACAGCTTTAAAGAAGAAACTTTAGAGAATTTCACTAATCTTTTAAAAGAGCACCGCATCACGCCAAGCTATAAAACCGATATTGAGAGCGTGAAAAAAGAAGGCGAATACTTTAAAATCACCACCACTTCTAACACAACCTATCATGCTAAATTTGTGGTGGTTGCGATCGGGAAAATGGGCCAACCAAACCGCCCTACTTATAAAATCCCTGTTGCACTCTCCAAACAAGTGGTTTTTAGCATCAACGATTGTAAGGAAAATGAAAAAACCCTTGTGATCGGCGGAGGCAACTCAGCGGTGGAATACGCCATTGCTTTGTGCAAAACCACCCCTACCACCCTCAATTACCGCAAAAAAGAATTCAGCCGTATCAATGAAGACAACGCTAAAAATTTGCAAGAAGTCCTAGACAATAACACGCTTAAAAGCAAGCTTGGAGTGGATATTGAAAGCCTAGAAGAAGATAACACTCAAATTAAGGTTAATTTCACCGATAACACGAGCGAGAGTTTTGATCGCTTGCTGTATGCGATCGGAGGCTCTACCCCTTTAGAGTTTTTTAAACGCTGTTCTTTAGAATTAGATCCTAGCACCAATATCCCTGTGGTGAAAGAAAATTTAGAGAGCAACAATATCCCTAATTTGTTCATCGTGGGCGATATTTTATTCAAATCAGGAGCGAGCATCGCTACCGCACTAAATCATGGCTATGATGTTGCGCAAGAAATCGCTAAAAGGTTGTGCTCTTAAAGCCGCTCACTCATCAAACGGCTTAGCCTTATACAAAAAGAAAAAGAGAATGAGAAGCGTTAGAGCAAAATGCATGGTTATGATAGTTAGGGGTGAAAAGTAACGCAGTTCCAAACTGCTGAGCGATAAGATTAGCACAGAGACCACGCGCACACAGCTTGATAAAAGCGATGAGAGCGATGAAATGTTGTTTTTAGAAACGAATTTGGAGAATTGATACCCCAAGCAATAACTCATATAAGTGAAAAACGCCACCATGAGCGCATACACCCCTATGAAACAATAAGGGATATTCATAAGCAATAAGGGGCTAACGCCCAGTAACACCAAAAGCGAACTTAGGGTGATTTTTTGGCTGTAATTTGAAGCTTTTAAAAAATGAATGAGGATAGAAATCACTTGAAAAGCGATATAAAATATAAAAAGGTATTGCTCTTTAATGCCTTGTTTTAAAAAATACGCTTGCCACATTTGAAAATGGCTCATAAAAAAGACGGGCGTAATCAAATGCCCCACTAACAAAATTTTAAGCTTGGGGTTATCTTTAAGCTCTTTAAGGCTGCCTTTGACCTGCTCTTTAAGGAGTTTCAAACTTTTTTGGCTTTTAAAATCCTCTTCTTTTTCTTTAAAATAAAAAATGATCGTTAGCACGCAGAGCATGATTAAAAAAATCCCCACAATATACAGCATCGCATGGACTTTGAGATACAAAAACGACCCCAAAGAACTCCCTATAATCATGCCTAAATAAGTGATTTGATTGTTTTTGGCTAAAAACTTGGACAAATCCTTTTTGTTTTCTTTAATGTCTGTGATGAGTGAAGCTTCAATCGTGCCGCTAGAGCATGCGCTATACAAACCATACAGCCCCCATGCTACAAGCATGAAAATAAAGCTATCAAAAAACAGCACAAACGAAAAACTAGCGATTAAAAAGGCATTAGAAACCAGGAATAAATTCTTCCGGCTCATCAAATCCGCTAAAACACCGCTTGGGTATTCAGCCACCAGCACGCAAAAGCTAAAAAAGGTTTGCACGAGCAAGATTTCACTCAAACTAAGCCCTTTAGAAAGCAACAAGGGGGTTAAAATCGCATGGGGTAAGCTTTGAGCGATAATTAAGAGAAAATTCGCCCCATAGTAAGCTAAAATGTTTTTTCTTAACATTTGAAAATTATAATTAAAACTAGCTTATAATACAGCGTTATATCTTTTATTTAAGGGGTATTGATGCTAACCCAATTAAAAACTTATCCAAAATTACTCAAACATTATGAAGAAATCAAAGAAGCGCATATGCACGACTGGTTTTCTAAAGACAAAGAGCGAGCGAGCCGTTATTTCGTGCAATTGGAAAGCTTGAGCTTGGATTATTCCAAAAACCGCTTGAACGATACCACTTTAAAGCTTCTTTTTGAATTGGCGAATGACTGCTCTTTAAAAGAAAAGATTGAGGCGATGTTTAAGGGCGAAAAAATCAACACCACCGAAAAAAGGGCCGTTTTACACACCGCCTTAAGGAGTTTGAACGACGCAGAAATCTTGCTAGACAACATGGAAGTGTTAAAAAGTGTTCGGAGCGTTTTAAAACGCATGCGAGCCTTTAGCGATAGCGTGAGGAGCGGTAAAAGATTGGGCTATACCAATCAAGTGATCACCGATATTGTCAATATCGGTATTGGGGGGTCAGATTTAGGCGCTTTAATGGTTTGCACCGCTCTAAAACGCTACGGCCATCCGAGATTAAAAATGCATTTTGTGTCTAATGTGGATGGCACGCAGATTTTAGACGTTTTGGAAAAAATCAATCCGGCCAGCACGCTTTTTATCGTAGCTTCCAAGACTTTTTCCACTCAAGAAACCTTAACCAACGCCCTAACCGCTAGAAAATGGTTTGTAGAAAGAAGTGGCAATGAAAAGCATATCGCTAAGCACTTTGTAGCGGTATCCACCAATAAAGAAGCTGTGCAACAATTTGGCATTGACGAGCATAACATGTTTGAATTTTGGGATTTTGTAGGGGGGCGCTATAGCTTGTGGTCGGCCATTGGCTTGTCCATTATGATCTATTTAGGGAAGAAAAATTTTAACGCTCTTTTGAAAGGGGCGTATTTGATGGATGAGCATTTTAGAAACGCCCCTTTTGAAAGCAATTTACCCGTTTTAATGGGGCTAATTGGCGTGTGGTATATCAATTTTTTCCAATCCAAAAGCCATTTAATCGCTCCTTACGATCAGTATTTGAGGCATTTCCCTAAATTCATTCAGCAATTGGATATGGAAAGCAATGGC is a genomic window of Helicobacter pylori oki112 containing:
- the ccoS gene encoding cbb3-type cytochrome oxidase assembly protein CcoS, which translates into the protein MNTEILTIMLVVSVLMGLIGLIAFLWGVKSGQFDDEKRMLESVLYDSTSDLNEAILQEKRQEN
- a CDS encoding flavodoxin; translated protein: MGKIGIFFGTDSGNAEAIAEKISKAIGNAEVIDVAKASKEQFNGFTKVILVAPTAGAGDLQTDWEDFLGTLEASDFANKTIGLVGLGDQDTYSETFAEGIFHIYEKAKAGKVVGYTSTDGYHFEASKAVEGGKFVGLVIDEDNQDDLTDERISKWVEQVKGSFA
- the hopL gene encoding Hop family outer membrane protein HopL, with amino-acid sequence MIKKARKFIPLFLIGSLLAEDNGWYMSVGYQIGGTQQFINNKQLLENQNIINSVTQSTINIAGPTTGLITLSSQSVIDALGYGVSNTVGNQLEGISNILNQIGKRKDFYSSRQISSISQQIIGLKGSSDPLKAHSSQITAKLLSNTQSAFDEGIALSTSIISSINSLNPSNNAKEVKAQLQNTAQSMTELLQQIEHSITKTTSTTYAQSLLSNLTDAVNASSNNTTYVSALVNALNTLGVGVFPTTTSTHVVLNPPGQVVFYPTNSLLGHTSSNSNNQQQYNNTLLMNTLQGELSANNQNNPNGCANQVQCLEQFIQNLAPLAATPTSNNQANQQVQAIAQKLQSVAINTLDNNAINNTTYNLNNLHNALNFQAYESTIEQYNNALKQISWISFSEPKNLLKNTSNNYQIGTVTNAQGQNISAYDCASATGSLSSSASSGISCSATSSTSSTSSFDNSLVATSKIQTIGGKEQIGVNSFNLVSQVWSVYNSLKTSEENLQKNAKILCPNSSNGSQDTCNNNNSSGGLSISGNAQLQNILSSTNGTTTQAKSNASKLKAMVMVNNEEEAKTTNLAQNSGPTTQSPNSTVMGALNAVLQNVSNFQQSIQSAFQNQESNIQAWANAIYNTNGSQSQYMTPNNNQDLRIQLRANFYQLINTINQQVPTDMNALINQSQQTQQTSGATNNNNACGTNGSNSNWCYQQWSDSKAYYSGLQSALGYQTQATTQNGSSGGNSITYNVQQITLTSSGLLNQIITNLKGVNGGSNGASSGNGTSQINTAYQMLTDASDGKLGTYSSGGSGSNNGYTPCNSGSNGTSGNNCYTPSKTQNATTATTNENNSLQKVYSDAQKIANIIASSGNNKGVENGLKQFFEALKSNSSSLSNLCGNSSSGSSSSTCSGGLINLLGAIPTNGVSDTNNLINLLTEFIKTAGFIQNNNNNNNSNSASLTSAFQAITSAISQGFQALQNDISPNAILTLLQEITSNTTTIQSFSQTLRQLLGDKTFFMVQQKLIDAMINARNQVQNAQNQANNYGSQPILSQYAAAKSTQHGLSNGLGVGLGYKYFFGKARKLGLRHYFFFDYGFSEIGLANQSVKANIFAYGVGTDFLWNLFRRTYNTKALNFGLFAGVQLGGATWLSSLRQQIIDNWGNANDIHSTNFQVALNFGVRTNFAEFKRFAKKFHNQGVISQKSVEFGIKVPLINQAYLRSAGADVSYRRLYTFYINYIMGF
- a CDS encoding HP1165 family MFS efflux transporter gives rise to the protein MLRKNILAYYGANFLLIIAQSLPHAILTPLLLSKGLSLSEILLVQTFFSFCVLVAEYPSGVLADLMSRKNLFLVSNAFLIASFSFVLFFDSFIFMLVAWGLYGLYSACSSGTIEASLITDIKENKKDLSKFLAKNNQITYLGMIIGSSLGSFLYLKVHAMLYIVGIFLIMLCVLTIIFYFKEKEEDFKSQKSLKLLKEQVKGSLKELKDNPKLKILLVGHLITPVFFMSHFQMWQAYFLKQGIKEQYLFIFYIAFQVISILIHFLKASNYSQKITLSSLLVLLGVSPLLLMNIPYCFIGVYALMVAFFTYMSYCLGYQFSKFVSKNNISSLSSLLSSCVRVVSVLILSLSSLELRYFSPLTIITMHFALTLLILFFFLYKAKPFDE
- a CDS encoding NAD(P)-binding domain-containing protein; translated protein: MSQEVLDVLIVGAGPGGIATAIECEIAGVKKVLLCEKTESHSGMLEKFYKAGKRIDKDYKKQVVELKGHIPFKDSFKEETLENFTNLLKEHRITPSYKTDIESVKKEGEYFKITTTSNTTYHAKFVVVAIGKMGQPNRPTYKIPVALSKQVVFSINDCKENEKTLVIGGGNSAVEYAIALCKTTPTTLNYRKKEFSRINEDNAKNLQEVLDNNTLKSKLGVDIESLEEDNTQIKVNFTDNTSESFDRLLYAIGGSTPLEFFKRCSLELDPSTNIPVVKENLESNNIPNLFIVGDILFKSGASIATALNHGYDVAQEIAKRLCS
- a CDS encoding DedA family protein, which gives rise to MQEALLRFQEGFKEWGYLILFLYSLGGGYVGIVIASILSATTHALDIKITILVAFLGNMVGSGALVVFARYQKREFLKYFQKHRRKLALASLWVKRYALLMIFVNKYLYGIKSVVPLAVGFSKYPLKRFLWLNVFSSFLWALIVGSVSFQASDWVKTLYERLSHYTSFFVISFVLIALLIWFLLKRYSRKMGF
- the ybeY gene encoding rRNA maturation RNase YbeY, with product MLEIDNQTPLKSDFLLLEKIANVLAPTQIIELVLVSDETMREINRDLRGCDYATDVLSFPLEAIPHTPLGSVVINAPLAQTNALKLGHRLEEEIALLFIHGVLHLLGYDHEKDKGEQRQKESELIKAFNLPLSLIERAQD
- the pgi gene encoding glucose-6-phosphate isomerase codes for the protein MLTQLKTYPKLLKHYEEIKEAHMHDWFSKDKERASRYFVQLESLSLDYSKNRLNDTTLKLLFELANDCSLKEKIEAMFKGEKINTTEKRAVLHTALRSLNDAEILLDNMEVLKSVRSVLKRMRAFSDSVRSGKRLGYTNQVITDIVNIGIGGSDLGALMVCTALKRYGHPRLKMHFVSNVDGTQILDVLEKINPASTLFIVASKTFSTQETLTNALTARKWFVERSGNEKHIAKHFVAVSTNKEAVQQFGIDEHNMFEFWDFVGGRYSLWSAIGLSIMIYLGKKNFNALLKGAYLMDEHFRNAPFESNLPVLMGLIGVWYINFFQSKSHLIAPYDQYLRHFPKFIQQLDMESNGKRISKKGETIPYDTCPVVWGDMGINAQHAFFQLLHQGTHLIPIDFIASLDKKPNAKGHHEILFSNVLAQAQAFMKGKSYEEALGELLFKGLDKDEAKDLAHHRVFFGNRPSNILLLEKISPSNIGALVALYEHKVFVQGVIWDINSFDQWGVELGKELAVPILQELEGHKSNAYFDSSTKHLIELYKNYNQ
- the fic gene encoding protein adenylyltransferase Fic → MHLDRQSLEKAKHLIQSGLIDTIEVGTIKGLQEIHRFLFEGLYEFAGKIRDKNISKGNFRFANCLYLDLILPRIESMPQSHFNQIIEKYVEMNIAHPFLEGNGRATRIWLDLLLKKELKKIVLWDRIDKAAYLSAMERSPVNDLEIKTLLKKHKIPFLKIKSFICQR
- the proC gene encoding pyrroline-5-carboxylate reductase; the protein is MEILQFIGYGNMAQAILEGSHEILSKRFILEITGRNPEKIAPFLQEKNIQAQIVPYKEAIDTHQKFVFLLFKPYNLKDFNYQGQAQSVLSALAGVNFEALSNAINSLHYLKCMPNIASKFALSSTAVCEKSVVPSISEKALSIIESFGNCVRVGNEEQVDASIATNGSALAFLSLVASSLKDAGIREGLNARDSLELVKMSFKGFAKLLEKERPEMIIEQICTPKGATIEGLSVLEKKGVRGAFIEACHESVKKMRL